A window of Microbacterium lushaniae genomic DNA:
TCACACTCGACGTCGACGACGATTCCGCCTCCCTCGAGGCCATGGGCCTGACGCAGCCGATCGACCTCGCGCGGGGTGCGTCGTGAGGCGCCTGGCCGCGGCGGCCGCCGCCGCGCTCGTGCTCCTGCTCTCCGCCTGCGCGGGCCTGCCCACCACCGGCGCCGTGAATCCCGGGCGCTCGCCGGTGGACGTCGAGGCCGATCCCGACATCCGCTTCATCCCCGACAGCCCGCAGCCCGACGCCTCGCCCGAAGAGATCGTCAGCGGCTTCATCCGCGCCGGGTCGGGGTCGCAGGACGGCTGGGCCACCGCGCGGCAGTTCCTCACCGAATCCTTCGCGCCGGAGTGGAACCCGCTGGCAACGGTCACGATCGACCGCCTGACCGACCGTTCCACCCCGACCACGCCGGTGGACGGGGTGAGCACGGTGGAGGTGACCCCCATCGGCATCGTGGACGCCGAGGGGGCGTATCAGCCGCACAACGGCGGCGTCGCGACGCTGAGCTTCGCGCTGACGGAGGAGAACGGCCAGTGGCGCATCGCGGATGCCCCCGACGGCATCGTGCTGTTCGAGGAGCAGTTCCGCAGCGTCTTCCGCTCGGCGTCGCTGGCGTACTTCGATCCGTTGTGGCAGTACCTCGTGCCCGATGTCCGGTGGTTCCCGCGCACCAACAGCGCGACCTACATCGCGCGGGCGCTCGTGGACGGTGCGCCCAGTCCGTGGCTGGACGGATCGGTCGCGACCGCCTTCCCCGAGGACGTGGGGGGCGCCACGCGCGCGGTCACCGTCTCCGAGGGCGTCGCACAGGTCGACCTCGACGGATCCGCCCTCTCGCTCGGGCAGACCACGCTGGATCGCATGCAGGCGCAACTGGAGTCCTCCCTGCGTTCGCCCGACATCACCGGCGTGCAGATGACGGCCAACGGCTCGCCGCTGCAGGCCCGCGCCGCCGCGACCGTCTCCACGCGCGTGGACGCCCAGTCGCTCGTGGAACTGACCGACGGGCCGTTCGGCTTCCTCGACGGCGACTCCGTGGAGGCCGTCGGCGGCCTCTCGCCCGCCGTGGAGTCGGTGGACGCGGTCGCGGTGCAGACGACCGCCGACCTGGAACTCGCGGCCATCCGCACCGCCTCCGGGGCCGTGGTGCGCGCCGCCGCCGACGGCACGACGGCGCTGCTGGACCAGCGCCCGGGCCTGCTGTCTCCGACGATCGATCCCTTCGGGATGGTGTGGGCTGTGCCCGCAGGCGACCCCGCCGCGGTGCGCGCGTACGCGCCGGCGGGCGGCACGATCGACGTGGCCGACGCGTGGCCGGGCGCCACCGGGATCTCGGCGATGCAGGTCTCCCGCGACGGGGCTCGGATCGCGGCCACCGTGACGGTGCGCGGTCACACCGAGCTGTGGGTCGCGGGCATCCGACGCACCTCCGACGGCGCCGAGATCACGCTGGGCGAACCGAACATGGTCGCCGTGCTCAGCGGCGAGGGCGCCGGCCTGGCGTGGCTGGATGACATCACCCTCGGCGTCCTGCTGCGCTCGGGCGGCGACGCGTCGCTGCGCGAGCAGCCCGTGGGCGGCCCGGGCACCGACCTGACGATCCCCGCCGGCGTGTCGTCGGTGGCGGGCGGCAACTCCAGCGCGCGCCTGCTCACCGATGGCGGCATCCTGTACGTGCGGCAGGGCCCGACATGGCAGCAGCTCGCGTCGGACGTGCGCGTGCTCGCCGTCCAGCAGGGCATGCCGTAACCTCTCCTGCACCGCCGCCCTGGCCGCGGCGTTGTCCGCCGGCTCTCGCGCCCGGCTTCGGCGCGGCTCCGCGTCGCACCAGGATCGGCGCATGCCCACCAGCCCCGTCCGCCGCGCGCTCGCCGAGGCGCTCGCCTTCCTCCTGCCCGTCGAATGCGCCGGATGCTCCGCCGTCGACGTCGCGCTGTGCGAGGGGTGCCTCGCGCAGCTGTGCGCGTCGCCGTCCCAGCAGGTCGTCGACGGGTTGACCGTGCGCAGCGCACTGGTCTACGACGGCGTCGTGGCCCGCGTCATCCGCGCCCTCAAGGAGGAGGGCCGCACGGCCCTCGCCCGGCCGCTGGGGGAGGCGCTGGAAGCGGCCGCCGCATCCTGGGACCTCCACGGGGTGATCGTGGTGCCCGTGCCGACCTCCGCCGCGGCCATGCGACGACGCGGCTACCGGGTGGCCGAGCTCCTCGCCCGCCGCGCCGGCTGGCGCACGCAACGGCTCGTGCGCACGACGCGCCGCACGGCCGACCAGCGGGCCCTCGGGATCGGCGGCCGGGCGGCCAACGTGGCCGGCAGCATGCGGGCGCGCGGGGTGGCCGGTGCCCGAGTCCTCATCGTGGACGATGTGGTCACCACCGGCGCCACGCTGCGCGAGACGGCACGCGCCGTGCGGGCGGCGGGGGGCGAGGTGATCGGCGCGGTCACGGTCGCGGCGACGCCGCGGCGGATTTCTCGCGGTCGAGAGAGAACGGGTCCCGTGAGGTGACACTTTCCGTCGCGGCGGGATAGCGTGGGAGTACAAGGCGACGGATGTCCGCCCTTGCACCGTGTGACCCGCAGGGCGGACCCGGAACAAGGAGGTAACGGATGGACACCAGTATCGTCGGCGTGGGGGTCGGGATCACCGACCGCTTCCGCAGTGTCGTCGAGGAGAAGGCAGCCCGCATCGAACACCTCTGCCCGCGGGCGCAGGTCCTGGAAGTGAAGGTGACCCACCGGGCGTACCACAACGGCCGGATGGAGGACGACACCGTCGAGCTGACGCTCGTGAACAAGGGCCCCGTGGTCCGGGCCGAGGCGGCGGACGGCGACAAGTTCACCGCGCTGGATCTGGCCGTGGACAAGATGACCGAGCAGTTGCGCCGCGCGAAGGACAAGCGCATCGACTCGCGCAACCATCCTCGCGGTCCGAAGTTCGAAAAGGGCACCGGCGCGCTGGAGGGCATCGACGTGGAGCCCGCGTCGGCCGATGCCATCCACGCCGTGGCGACCGGCGACATCCCGGTGCTGCGCTCGGTGGACGACGAGCCCTACACGCCCGTGGTCATCCGTACGAAGCAGTTCGACGCCGAATGGATGACGGTCGAGGAGGCCGTGGACCGCATGGAGCTGGTCGGGCATGACTTCTTCCTCTTCATCGACGCGCGCACCGACCACCCGAGCGTGGTGTACCGCCGCAAGGGCTGGGACTACGGTGTGATCTCGCTGACGGCGGCCGCGCCGCCGGCAGCCCGCGCCGCGTCCTGACCGCGCACGTCGTGACCGGGAACCCCCGCACCGCGGGGGTTCCCGTGCGTGTGGGCCGCGGCCCACGGGCCCCGGGGTCGGTCAGCCGTCGAAGATGTCGCCCAGGAGCGAACCGATGACGAGGCCGCCGAGGATGCCGCCGCCCATGCCGCCGCCGCCCATACCGCCCATACCTCCGCGGCCGCCGCGGCCGCCCCATCCGTCGTTGCCCCAGTCGTCCGGGCGCGCGGAGTCGATGTCCTGCTGGGCCAGCTGCAGCGCCTCGCTCGCGAGAGCACCTGCGCGCCGTGCGACGGCTTGCGTGGCCTCGCGGTCGTCTTCGGGGATCGGTCCGAACGGGATCTCGCCGCGCAGCCGTTCGGCCTCGGCCAACCGCGTGCGGGCATCGGCCCCGATCCAACCGCGGTGTCCGGCGATGACGCTGCGCGCGACGGAGATCTGACGGTCCGCGTCGTCCACGGTGTGCCGCACGTGCGCCTCGGAGATCACCGGACGGGCTGCACGCTCACGCGCCGCGTCCAGCGCCGCATTCGCGGTACGCAGGCGGGAGAGGGCGCCGAAGGGATCGTCCTTGGCGGCGTTGGCCGGGAGGGACGCCAGGGCGGCCTCCAATTCGGCCATCGCCGTCGTGACGGTGGGGGTCATCGGGCCGTTGCGGGCCTCGATCAGGTCGCTTCGCGAGTCGTCGATCACCGCGGCGAGGGTGGATTCGGCCCGAAGCGCCTCGATCTCGAACGCGTCCACCGCATCCAGCAGCGACTCCGCGCGGCGCACCGCCTCGGTGGCGGCCTCGAGGGCGACGGATGCCTGCTCGCGCTGCCCGGCCTCGCGCCGGCGCTGGGAGACGTCTGCGGAGTGCACGGCGAAGTCCAGAAGCTGGTCGGCCTCATCCGGGTTGCCGCTGATCTGGCGGAGCGCCGCGGCACTGTACCGACCGGACAGGCGGGAGACCACCTCGCGGGCGTGCGGCACGCGCTCCTCGAGACGCTCGCGGTCGCTGCGCACGCGCTGGAGGATCTGCGGCGCCCGCCGCACCGCCTCGATGGCCGGCTGCAGAGCGGTGGTGCGCTCCTCGAGGAGGTCTTCAGCCCACTCGCAGAGCTGGATGATGCGGGCGTTCCGCGTCCGCAGCTCTTCGGGGGTGTCGGGGATGTGGTCGTGGTTGAGCTGGTGGAGCTGGAACGCCTCGCCCATGTGGGTGCGCACGGCGGTGAGTGCCCCGCGGAGGTCGGCGGTGCGGGCCTCACCGAGCTCGGCGACGGCGAAATCCAGCTCGTCGGTGGTCAGGCGGATGCGCTCATCGGCGGCGACCAGGGCCAGTTCTGCCCGCTTCGCCAGGTCGGCGTCGGCGGCATCCTGCTCTTCGCGCTTGCGTTTACCCCAGAATCCGGCCATGCGACGATCCTACGAGCCGACGGCGCTCCCGCGTCGCGTATTCACCGATCGCGCTCCGGCGGCCCGCGTTTCGGCGAGACCGGGCATCCGGGTCGAGAGCGGGGGCGACGCCCTCGCTCTCGCCGGGAATCCCCTGGTTCGGGGGATTCGGCGGGAAGCCCCGGTCCGCCGGAGACGTCGAGGCGCTTTCGCCGGGCTCTCGCAGGATCCTTCGTGTCACGAACGGATAACATGGCACGGTATGCCTGCGCGCAGGCGGGCCACGTGCGGCAGCACACGGCCGAACCCGACAGATGGAGATCCTCCGTGGCCAATCCTCTCGAGAAACTGCTCCGAGCCGGAGAGGGACGCATCCTCCGGCGGCTTCAGCAGGTCGTGAAGGCCGTCAACGCGCTGGAAGAGGACTACTCCCACCTCACCGACGACGAACTGCGCGGCGAGACTGCCGAGCTCCGGACGCGCTTCGAGGCGGGGGAGAGCCTCGACCGCCTCATGCCCGAGGCCTTCGCCGCCGTGCGCGAGGCAGCCCAGCGCACCCTCGGTCAGCGCCCGTACGACGTGCAGATCATGGGTGGTGCAGCGCTTCACCTGGGCAACATCGCCGAGATGAAGACCGGTGAGGGCAAGACGCTGACGGCCACCTTCGCCGTCTACCTCAATGCGATCGCCGGCCAGGGCGTGCATGTCATCACCGTCAACGACTACCTCGCGACCTACCAGTCCGAGCTCATGGGCCGCGTCTACCGCGCGCTCGGGATGACCACCGGCGTCATCGTCTCGGGACAGACCCCGGAGCTGCGCCGGGCGCAGTACGCGTGCGACATCACCTACGGCACCAACAACGAGTTCGGGTTCGACTACCTGCGCGACAACATGGCGTGGCGCAAGGAGGACCTCGTCCAGCGCGGCCACTACTACGCCATCGTCGACGAGGTGGACTCCATCCTCATCGACGAGGCCCGCACGCCGCTGATCATCTCCGGTCCCTCCTCGGGGGAGGCGAACCGCTGGTTCGCGGAGTTCGCCAAGATCGCCCGCACGCTCGAGGCGGGCGTGGACTACGAGGTGGACGAGAAGAAGCGCACGATCGGCGTGCTCGAGCCCGGTATCGAGAAGGTCGAGGACTACCTCGGGATCGAGAACCTGTACGAGTCGGCCAACACCCCGCTCATCTCGTTCCTGAACAACTCGATCAAGGCCCTCGCGCTGTTCAAGCGCGACACCGACTACGTCGTCATGAACGACGAGGTCATGATCGTCGACGAGCACACCGGCCGCATCCTGGTCGGTCGTCGGTACAACGAGGGCATCCACCAGGCCATCGAGGCCAAGGAGGGTGTGCCGGTCAAGGCCGAGAACCAGACCCTCGCGACCGTCACGCTGCAGAACTACTTCCGCCTGTACGACAAGCTCGCCGGCATGACCGGCACCGCCGAGACCGAGGCGGCGGAGTTCATGTCGACGTACAAGCTCGGCGTGGTCCCCATCCCGACGAACAAGCCGATGATCCGCAAGGACCAGTCCGACCTCGTCTACAAGAACGAGACGGCCAAGTTCGCCCAGGTCGTCGAAGACATCGTCGAGCGCCACGCCACCGGGCAGCCGGTGCTGGTGGGCACCACGAGCGTGGAGAAGAGCGAGTACCTCTCGCGCCTGCTGGCGAAGAAGGGCATCAAGCACGAGGTGCTCAACGCCAAGAACCACGCGCGCGAGGCCGAGATCGTCGCGCGCGCCGGGCGCCTGGGCGCCGTCACGGTCGCCACGAACATGGCAGGGCGCGGTACCGACATCATGCTCGGCGGCAACCCCGAGTTCCTCGCGGTGCAGGAGCTGAAGGCCCAGGGCCTGGATCCGGTCGAGACTCCTGAGGAGTACGAGGCCGAATGGGATGCGGTGTACCAGCGCGTGCGCGAGACCGCCGCGGAGGAGGGCGCCAAGGTCGTCGAGGCCGGTGGCCTCTATGTCCTGGGCACCGAGCGTCACGAGTCCCGCCGCATCGACAACCAGCTGCGCGGGCGCTCCGGCCGACAGGGCGACCCGGGCGAGAGCCGGTTCTACCTGTCGCTGACCGATGACCTCATGCGCCTGTTCCAGTCCGGGGCCGCCGAGGCGATCCTCGCCCGCGCGAACTTCCCCGACGACGTCGCGATCGAATCCGGCATGGTCTCCCGCGCCATCAAGAGCGCGCAGGCCCAGGTCGAGGCGCGCAATGCCGAGATCCGCAAGAACGTGCTGAAGTACGACGACGTCCTCAACCGGCAGCGCGAGGCGATCTACGCCGACCGCCGCCACATCCTGCAGGGCGATGACATCGCCGACCGCGTCCAGCACTTCATCGAAGACGCCATCTCGGCCGTCATCGACGACCACACCGGCAGCGGTCACACCGAGAGCTGGGACTTCGACGCCCTGTGGACGGAGCTGAAGACCCTCTACCCGGTGGGCGTGACGATCGACGAGGTCGTCGCCGACGCCGGGACGCGCGGCCGCATCACGGCGGAGGGTCTCAAGCGGGAGATCCTCTCCGACGCCCGCATCGCCTACGCCAAGCGCGAGGAGGAGCTCGGCGAGCAGGCCGTGCGCGAGCTCGAGCGCCGTGTCGTGCTGCAGGTGCTCGACCGCCGCTGGCGCGACCACCTGTACGAGATGGACTACCTCAAGGACGGCATCGGCCTGCGGGCGATGGCCCAGCGCGACCCGCTCATCGAGTACCAGCGCGAGGGCTACCAGATGTTCCAGGCGATGATGGGCCAGATCAAGGAAGAGTCGGTCGGCTACCTGTTCAACCTCGAGGTCGAGGTGCGTCGCGCCGAGGGCGAGCAGGGTGCGCAGGTGGAGGCCAAGGGCCTCTCGGGCCCGGCGGAAGCCCCGCGCCTGGAGTACTCCGCGGCCAACGATGCCGGCGAGGTGGAGGTCCGCAACGAGCGCGGGCAGGTGCAGCAGGCCGCCACCGGACGCATGCGGCAGGCCGCCGCGTCGTCCGGCGCCGCCCCCACGCGCACCGCCGAGGCGCCGCGCGGCGCCTTCGGTCAGCGCACCGATGGCGCCGGGCCCACCGCTCCCGCGGCCAACCGCGCCCAGCGTCGGGCCGCCGACAAGAAGAAGTAGGCGCGGCATCCCCCTTCTGCTGCCACTGAGCGCGCAGGAGGGGGATGCACGTGCCGGGCGCCGACGCCACGGGGCCGGGATTGGCCCGCTCAGCCTGCGCAGGCCCGTGGCCGGGCCGGGGATATCCTGATCCGATGAGCCCGCTTCGCCCCCTCGATCAGTCCTCCAAGCTGAAGGACGTCCTCTACGAGATCCGCGGGCAGGCTCTCGTCGAGGCCGACCGGCTGGAGTCGGAGGGTCACGCGATCCTCAAGCTCAACACCGGCAACCCGGCCTCGTTCGGCTTCGAGGCACCGTTCCAGATCGTCCGCGACATGATCGAGGCCCTTCCGCACGCCCACGGCTACAGCGACAGCCGCGGCATCATGTCGGCCAGGCGCGCGGTGGTGTCGCGGTACGAGCAGGTGCCCGGGTTCCCCGGGCTGGATCCGGATGACGTGTATCTCGGCAACGGCGTTTCCGAACTCATCACGATCGTCATGCAGGCGCTGCTGGATGAGGGCGACGAAGTCCTCATCCCCGCTCCGGACTACCCCCTGTGGACGGCGATGACGAGCCTGGGCGGCGGCACTCCGGTGCACTACCTGTGCGACGAGCTGGACGGGTGGCAGCCCGATCTCGACGACATCCGCGCGAAGATCACGCCGCGCACGAAGGCCATCGTCGTGATCAACCCCAACAACCCCACGGGCGCGGTGTACTCGCGTCAGGTGCTGGAGGGGATCGCCCAGATCGCGCGCGAGAATTCGCTGCTCGTGCTCTCCGATGAGATCTACGACCGCATCCTCTTCGACGATGCCGCCCACATCCCGATGGCCGTGGTGGCACCCGACCTGCTGTGCCTGACCTTCAACGGACTGTCCAAGACGTACCGCGTCGCGGGCTACCGGTCGGGATGGCTCGCCATCACCGGCCCGAAGACGCACGCCGCGGGGTTCCTGGAGGGCATCCAGCTGCTGGCGTCCACGCGGCTGTGCGCCAACGTGCCCGCGCAGCACGCGGTGCTCGCCGCCCTCACCGGTGTGCAGTCGATCGACGCGCTCATCGCCCCGTCCGGGCGACTGCACGAACAGCGCGATGCGGCGTGGGAGAGCCTGGAGGCGATCCCCGGGGTCTCCTGCGTGCGCCCGCGGGGTGCGCTGTACGCCTTCCCCCGGCTCGACCCCGAGGTCTATGACATCCCCGACGACGGGAAGTTCGTCTACGACTTCCTCGTGGCCGAGCACGTCCTGCTCGTCCAGGGGACGGGTTTCAACTGGCCCACGCCCGACCACCTGCGCATCGTGACGCTGCCGGAGGCGCGCGTGCTGACCGACGCGATCGAGCGCCTCGGGAACTTCCTGTCGTCCTACCGGCCGTAGGGCCGCGTCACCGCCCGCGTCGCGTCAAGGGGATGCCGCCGTTCCGTGTCGCCGCGTTAGCGTCGCCGGCATGGCGATCGAACTGAACCAACCGGCACTGCGTCACGCCCGCGCACTCATCCGCGACGGGAAGGTGGTCAGGGACGAGCGCGACGACTGGTCGGAGGCGGCCCCATCCGCCGCGGACGAGAACGCGTTCATCGAGAAGGAGGGGTGGACGGAGTACGCGCACTGGCACCTCGGCATCGACAAGAGTCAGAACCGCGAGACCAAGGGCGCCTATTCGTTCCCGTTCGGCGACTTCCGCAAGGTCCGCCGTTCGGGCGTCATCTCCGGTGAGAGCCGCGCGGGCCAGTACGACCACGACGAGATCCGCGACGCACTGAAGGGCCTGCTGGAGCTGATCGACGCCGGCTGAGTCACAGCAGGGCGGTCACAGCAGCGCGAGCGAGGTCGCCCGCCAGCGGCGGTCGATGCCCTGCAGGCGCACGGCGACGGCACGGGTGCGTGCGGGGGTGGCGACCACCACGACGGCCTCGATGACGCCGTCGGCGGGCACGCACAGCCGCACCGAGCGGATGGCGTGGACCGGGCGCGTGGCCGGGACGCCGCGCGCGCTGCGGGCGCGCGTGGCGAGATTCGCCCTCGTCAGCAGCGCCCGGTAGGCGTCTTCGGTGAGCCAGCGGGCGAGCTGCTCGATCTCGCGCACCCCGGCCAGCACCTCCAGGACGCCGCGCGTGAGATTACGCAGCAGCGGGTCGGGATCGGGGAGGGCGGAGGTGGAGGTGCGCTGCGGGGCGAAGAACTCGTCCACATCGGCGGCGCGGGCCGTCACAGGGTGTGCGGGGAGGGAGCCCGCCGGCATCGATGCCATGTGCGCGCCTATCTCGACAGAGGGATGTCGGTGCGAGAGGGAGATTTCTCGCGCTCAGTAGAGCACACTCCGCCCTGCGGCGACCAGGATGGCGGACAGATGTGGACAACTCCGGTCGTTTCCGGCCGCGTGCTCTAACCTCGCGCCATGCGCTGGGATCGCTTCTTCGAAGACATCGAGGACCAGCTCGCCTCCGAGTGGGAGGCCGAGCGTGCCGCGCTCGAGACGGAGGCTGAGCGGCTCCGGCTTGCCCGCATCACACTGCACGAACGCCTGGCGGCGCTGGTCGCCGCCGGTGATGCCGACCCGGCGGCCGTGGGGCTGGAGCTGCAGGGCGGGACGACGCTGTCGGCGCCGGTGGCCGGGCTGGGTGCCGATTGGCTGCTGGCGTCGCCGTGGGGGTCGCGCTCGGGTGCGGCGCTCGTCCCGCTCAGCGCGATCGCCGGCGTCACCGTGCCGCACGCCGCGCTGCTGCGCTCCGCGCGCCCCGAGACCGCAGCGGCCGGATCGGCCGTGTCACGGCGGGCCACGTTCGGCTTCGCCGTGCGCGACCTCGTGCGCCGGCGTGCCGGTGTCACCGTTCACGAGGTCGACGGCAGGTCGCTCACTGGCACGATCGACCGTGCGGGCGCCGATCACCTGGACCTGGCCATGCATGAGCGCGGGGCGATCCGACGGGCGGCCGAGGTGACCGGCTACCGCATCGTGCCGTTCGCCGCCGTCGCGTGGATCGGGATCGATGGGCACGCCGAGGCGACGCGCGCGT
This region includes:
- a CDS encoding Rv3235 family protein, producing the protein MASMPAGSLPAHPVTARAADVDEFFAPQRTSTSALPDPDPLLRNLTRGVLEVLAGVREIEQLARWLTEDAYRALLTRANLATRARSARGVPATRPVHAIRSVRLCVPADGVIEAVVVVATPARTRAVAVRLQGIDRRWRATSLALL
- a CDS encoding LpqB family beta-propeller domain-containing protein; the protein is MRRLAAAAAAALVLLLSACAGLPTTGAVNPGRSPVDVEADPDIRFIPDSPQPDASPEEIVSGFIRAGSGSQDGWATARQFLTESFAPEWNPLATVTIDRLTDRSTPTTPVDGVSTVEVTPIGIVDAEGAYQPHNGGVATLSFALTEENGQWRIADAPDGIVLFEEQFRSVFRSASLAYFDPLWQYLVPDVRWFPRTNSATYIARALVDGAPSPWLDGSVATAFPEDVGGATRAVTVSEGVAQVDLDGSALSLGQTTLDRMQAQLESSLRSPDITGVQMTANGSPLQARAAATVSTRVDAQSLVELTDGPFGFLDGDSVEAVGGLSPAVESVDAVAVQTTADLELAAIRTASGAVVRAAADGTTALLDQRPGLLSPTIDPFGMVWAVPAGDPAAVRAYAPAGGTIDVADAWPGATGISAMQVSRDGARIAATVTVRGHTELWVAGIRRTSDGAEITLGEPNMVAVLSGEGAGLAWLDDITLGVLLRSGGDASLREQPVGGPGTDLTIPAGVSSVAGGNSSARLLTDGGILYVRQGPTWQQLASDVRVLAVQQGMP
- a CDS encoding pyridoxal phosphate-dependent aminotransferase, coding for MSPLRPLDQSSKLKDVLYEIRGQALVEADRLESEGHAILKLNTGNPASFGFEAPFQIVRDMIEALPHAHGYSDSRGIMSARRAVVSRYEQVPGFPGLDPDDVYLGNGVSELITIVMQALLDEGDEVLIPAPDYPLWTAMTSLGGGTPVHYLCDELDGWQPDLDDIRAKITPRTKAIVVINPNNPTGAVYSRQVLEGIAQIARENSLLVLSDEIYDRILFDDAAHIPMAVVAPDLLCLTFNGLSKTYRVAGYRSGWLAITGPKTHAAGFLEGIQLLASTRLCANVPAQHAVLAALTGVQSIDALIAPSGRLHEQRDAAWESLEAIPGVSCVRPRGALYAFPRLDPEVYDIPDDGKFVYDFLVAEHVLLVQGTGFNWPTPDHLRIVTLPEARVLTDAIERLGNFLSSYRP
- the hpf gene encoding ribosome hibernation-promoting factor, HPF/YfiA family — its product is MDTSIVGVGVGITDRFRSVVEEKAARIEHLCPRAQVLEVKVTHRAYHNGRMEDDTVELTLVNKGPVVRAEAADGDKFTALDLAVDKMTEQLRRAKDKRIDSRNHPRGPKFEKGTGALEGIDVEPASADAIHAVATGDIPVLRSVDDEPYTPVVIRTKQFDAEWMTVEEAVDRMELVGHDFFLFIDARTDHPSVVYRRKGWDYGVISLTAAAPPAARAAS
- the secA gene encoding preprotein translocase subunit SecA, which gives rise to MANPLEKLLRAGEGRILRRLQQVVKAVNALEEDYSHLTDDELRGETAELRTRFEAGESLDRLMPEAFAAVREAAQRTLGQRPYDVQIMGGAALHLGNIAEMKTGEGKTLTATFAVYLNAIAGQGVHVITVNDYLATYQSELMGRVYRALGMTTGVIVSGQTPELRRAQYACDITYGTNNEFGFDYLRDNMAWRKEDLVQRGHYYAIVDEVDSILIDEARTPLIISGPSSGEANRWFAEFAKIARTLEAGVDYEVDEKKRTIGVLEPGIEKVEDYLGIENLYESANTPLISFLNNSIKALALFKRDTDYVVMNDEVMIVDEHTGRILVGRRYNEGIHQAIEAKEGVPVKAENQTLATVTLQNYFRLYDKLAGMTGTAETEAAEFMSTYKLGVVPIPTNKPMIRKDQSDLVYKNETAKFAQVVEDIVERHATGQPVLVGTTSVEKSEYLSRLLAKKGIKHEVLNAKNHAREAEIVARAGRLGAVTVATNMAGRGTDIMLGGNPEFLAVQELKAQGLDPVETPEEYEAEWDAVYQRVRETAAEEGAKVVEAGGLYVLGTERHESRRIDNQLRGRSGRQGDPGESRFYLSLTDDLMRLFQSGAAEAILARANFPDDVAIESGMVSRAIKSAQAQVEARNAEIRKNVLKYDDVLNRQREAIYADRRHILQGDDIADRVQHFIEDAISAVIDDHTGSGHTESWDFDALWTELKTLYPVGVTIDEVVADAGTRGRITAEGLKREILSDARIAYAKREEELGEQAVRELERRVVLQVLDRRWRDHLYEMDYLKDGIGLRAMAQRDPLIEYQREGYQMFQAMMGQIKEESVGYLFNLEVEVRRAEGEQGAQVEAKGLSGPAEAPRLEYSAANDAGEVEVRNERGQVQQAATGRMRQAAASSGAAPTRTAEAPRGAFGQRTDGAGPTAPAANRAQRRAADKKK
- a CDS encoding ComF family protein; the protein is MPTSPVRRALAEALAFLLPVECAGCSAVDVALCEGCLAQLCASPSQQVVDGLTVRSALVYDGVVARVIRALKEEGRTALARPLGEALEAAAASWDLHGVIVVPVPTSAAAMRRRGYRVAELLARRAGWRTQRLVRTTRRTADQRALGIGGRAANVAGSMRARGVAGARVLIVDDVVTTGATLRETARAVRAAGGEVIGAVTVAATPRRISRGRERTGPVR